The genomic window gtttaaacgagacacaagaattaatcgtgcattttattaaaaagttaagtacggataaaagaaagaaaattttcgaacttttttcgaaagaacatacatgtagtatcgtggacgaaaggcctgggcaatatcggacgaactatgaacagtgtcgcgagagccgaggcgccgtcgggcccatcaatgtgtcatcggtcttttcaagtgcatagtttcgtggaaaagacctacgtgaccctggccacgagcgtctgcggaacacgtgtgcggtgggcctaggaaaaggacaatagaatgcgacaccagtcagtcgagaaacagagtgcgagttgagaaacagagtgcgagcggaggagccgagtgcgagtcgagcggagaggcaggttgcgagtggcgttgccgagagagtgtggattgcgctgtgttctgtacgtttggtatgaatagttcaagttaagccacaatcgtcttttctgtctgattaacatctctattgtccactctttgtaaacatattacatcacgatattacatacatttattatacaacatacatacatttattatatattgtattctTTCAAACACAATAATACCTTCCATAAAGGAGCACAGCTCAGATGagactttttatagttaaacttttaacgtactcatagacacgaaatttttttttttaaatagaactgttacattttacgacacgtataacatcgaacatttaccaacatagcgatgccagcgtacatatatgtaatatcgtgatatagtatatttacaaagaatggacaatagagatgttaatcggacagaaaaagacgattgttgttcaacctgaactattcacgccaaacgtacagaaaacagcgcaactaaataactagatagcgactcgacttttactaaaacgcaatcaacactctctcggcaacgccactcgcaaaacTCTGTCctcgctcaactcgcactccgcTTTTTTAATCACACTCTGTTTTTCGAATGACTCTCGTTCCTTTGTCTTtttcttagccccaccacgcacgtgctCCGCAACCGCTCGTAGTCAAAGTCACATAGGCCTTTTTTTGCGTAACCTATTCGACCGAAagaccgacgatacatcgttggGCCTGTCGGTGCTTCgactttctcgcgacattgtttatagttcgcccgatatttcttaggcctttcgtccacgatactacatatatgtagtggtgtactggtcatcttttttccacgcgtttttagctttttagctgtttgtgtatgggcgcctaatcagccaatcagaaatagccggtattctatgaatccttttcttcaatgctcgaagagctggatatttatccaaagctgatgccccaaacatatactcgaaattttcaagggccgctgcaaacacgaagtccgcccatgtcgtctgaaaaaaggtttgtatacatttattttgtacctcctctattaaacaatttttttaatttaccttgaaaaatgtgaaaaatcgaactcttaactaaagatcactagctttttcggaagaatttggatttttattttattgtcagaatttaatggataattttagaaacttcaacctttggaggtatttgttaattaaaaatgacaaaactggtattatgtaaaaaagagtaatgtgtatcctgaatcaatgtcgaatggaaattagacagttctataaaaataatccttctcacgattccacaacttcatagcttaattaaatacaattcttcggcgatataattacaaatacatttacaggaattgtgtaatatgataaatatctcgttaaagaaattgaaatcgtaaattccgcggataaccagcgtttatcatatagagacagggatttgcaaagaataaaagttgtagaacgttgaaaggcgttgagagaaacgtgatgttatcccgttattcgttaacgcaacgcagttaaaaaaatcccgtaggaagattacgataatagataacctgagtcgagtgtttgtcgggggatctaaaagattctttcgagttgagcgtctgagattgcagagaagaaaatttggaagccatcgaattcgtgatgtcgatagaaatcttcagttggaatcgttgtatcataacgtagtctgcttattgtcgataagactttactaaactaaaagtgactactaaaagtttctatcctctaaattctatctacgattctataatctaaaaactgacttttgcaaacaaactgtaacattcgcttaacggaaagacatacgtatcttgtttgtactcgtcttttcacaatgaattcttgaacgtctgtctctgtggtgagacaaatgcaaagtcatctcatcagttactcaccttgcttcaaatctccaagagcatcgacgagcacgtcgcatatcatcgcatcccattcgttccttcccattagatcgtacttcttcgccaagtatcgcgccacagcgttactctgcgctaccggtttcccgtctatctccagcacaggcagcattttataaggcattgctaagaacaaacatggctcatatgaacactgtgtagagggaaacgatcgataggaaatcacaacacagcttccgaggccgttgcgctcttgtgaatagatgaatcgaaatcatttcggttttaatcaacatggcctagtaaagaaatacagaaatgtcttctttctccttttttttcttttcttacgattacgatggacagggtatcgcgtgtttttgactgttgagaagaacctaaagtttttaaaatcaaggataaaagatcgagtataaaatttgtaattctcacgGAAAGGAACGAATCTGTCTGATGCGCTGTACTGAATGTACGAGGAACGATCAGTATCGTTTTGCGGGAAGACCTTATGCAATGATAGTGGACTTAcaactgcgaataaaaaattcacgtcgcataataccagacacggaaaaaatattagaaaatgtacacggttcttgtaatgaaaattgaaatgcaaggaatataaatcgaatgtctcttgcgaacgtaattttgtgttttacaccgacaggattgatttacagacttacgttgatttttggtttctctatctgcaagcgacatataagattatatcgaagactatgctgcgtaaaacttttattatactatttacgatagaaatgtcgcaacggaagatcgaattttatgtctgctttgttctttcgactttttagctatgttcttgttcatttccgaactgatttcaattttttatcctttttttccgacaagtcctaaaaattttttaaattaacgagaaacgtagaagtatttttgtattcctattttaagtcacctatttacggttttctcaaaatattcgaaatgcttcgattcattgaaaacaataaagattgcaacacaaaaattcgagaatcgtaagtgaattaagttggtattcgataaacacgatattacggaagcaaaacttaatgaaaagttcgactttattccgtatgaaattttactttaagtaagtttagcctgcacgtgaaacgaaagttttatatacagaaaagtttgagtaaatggtagatacctgagagttgaacgatgaaagtaaaaatcgattcttcacgcttacaatccttgtattcaggccagagttcttcggggatcctctcgtcggtatactcgatgccagtatatgcaaatatgtaccgtatatgttcggcacgaccacgggcattgaagtagattagtttgtaggtaggttcgtcgctcattttccttgctctgtcaacttatcgagaaaaatgatacaattaactcgtgtaattaacagactgtgtgcgtgtttgtgtgtatagagaacaatttatttatagatggaataattcgtataatacgcaaaatgaatcatttagaaggctggaatatgtgtttttgaaacaattaattatgtcgaaaaatatttcaaacgagatataattatgaaaaaaataataattaaatgtatgtaaatgtatgtaataatagttaaatgtatgtaaatgtaataattaaatgtaattagttgtgaaaaaaataataataaaaaataaataaatgtaaaaaaagaattaaatgtaattagtttctttttacgcacgcgatattattggcgatatatgaaggtcaactttatttttttaaatagatatatttatacatatatttatagatataaatacatatattatatagatataatagtatatataatatatataataatatatatgtcgagtctgaatctccgagtccgagctcgaggcgccctcccgggcagggctcgcgggagattgcgattccgtgttggagttctccatcgtccggtcgcgggtggggtacctttattgtcgatagtgacactagtgacgagggcctcaggcttgataacgaatccgcggccaacgggaggactatcatataaaaagcaacaggatacacgaaataatataattctgactaggacaacataaacgcaagaagtgttgatattgaaaaaaatatttaattttgtatataaatattttcatatttaaaaaagtttccggaagcaggaagatttacaaacaaataatatcataaaccgaatgtttcatgatccttttctaattagagtatGTGACaacatgtgagaacgtttcttaaaaatatgacttattgtaattacttaatcgcaattatgaacgattaagaccttctcacaacgaggcaatctatccaaagtataaaactcgttatacttgatgagaaaagaaatctctacttaggtttcatttcgtttcatcgcgttcataaaaagtgaatttgtatgaacacatcgtgcaatttagtaattaggaccgttgatctcgctgcaacatagatggatagaaaaaagccatttaaaatgatacaacgtcgggaagacaattatgaaaattataaatggaacacaagataaaattgttaaggttaattcttctttttttttttttttaatcgcgagtgtttgcaaacgtagtttcaatctgtttacaatgatagcaatgagaggaggatgtctatgaaagttataaatgcgatattgaataacatttctgcgagtgggtttgtttttcgttacaaatgttttttaaacgaatctgcaatctgttggaaacaacggaacagtatcgggacgactgatagggaaataagaaagatcgcgttttatttgaacagacaaatctttgaaatctattcgaaagtctatttgaaatggtacgagctcgaaaagaacggtgaatactatagaagaaggattaattaaaattcttattaatctgtacgctttgtatattaaataccttgatcgatgccaagataacaaattattatacaaaacagtgaagtatccacgtctgacattaatattgagtattaccattactgtaatttaatttttaaccgatcctgaaaattccttagaacgtaaaaggtataaaatgttactgtgcatttcaagattaaatgcactgtaatttagaaacagttatgaagcggaaacaaataatttattcagaataagaattctacgtaatcatgttaaaaaaaaacgtacttataacgcgtttaaactccaaatatgtaaagacaataagggaaaaaagttaaacgaagaatcgtaaattcacacaagattttatccaaaaaaaaattagcctgtaccaatatttttatttgtcgttacaagttacgagggtattaaaaaattggccacgaatggaccagagataagaatttatcagacttgctctcgtaaatttcaagacgttgcatcggatattcttgaaaatctttggacaatggcctcgatatttcgcagcttctatcctcgaagcggaagaactcggcgttaaaagcgacagaactggagaaacccggtgaccgcgagcctttcacgctctcgacagatttctcatccctcgtaatcctcccggtgtcacccaatttccaccctcgtattgcgatttgttgcttccaacgaggcgacaccttgtcttgtgatttcctttttcgtcgcgtgaaacacgaccgaacacttgttcaaacacacaattcatatttatctaactcgacaaaacgccgtgtcattgaaacaatagcattctttggcttttatgtaaattccaataaattatgataatgttcgtggagacattattgctacctattttatctgtcgtgatccaaattgatttgtggctacgtatgtatatatatatatttgtattttcttttgttctttctttttaatttatgtgatctgagaattacatttctgagagttcggtgaaattcgatgctttatttttatcagtagaatcttccttgtcattgtcagaacgtagacgtttacgcgtttacggaaagtttaaggatacaaaaatacagaaaaatgtagaaaatatgcaagaatatgtaaaatatcgaaagtacagtacttctaataatacttagtagcatgctcacaaacaaatttcttttgtatttcttgaaattgcgtaaagattcgcggtaattatcggatttttgtcctcttttatctgctttttttattcgcaacttatatgagatatgaattaatattcaacgacgtgcgctctgtgccacgaaatgaattatctcgcgttaagactgcggcaattcttacgtttgatatttcatttaacgaacagccgcgcgttcctgagtttaaaaaccgccactctgaacttacgctgagaataatatcaggaaaagcgaacgagagatgattagaaagaaaatgcgaggagcagtgagggggatattactagactgcgcttttttgtgcaagtatagcaggatgtttgggagtgtaaaattttaacgaatgcgtataatatgaaaaaatatatgaaatatccaaggtatagttttattaaacttactttttataatgcttcgtaggtaaaacaattttctatccagattccactttctcaattatattttcaaaaatgctcgataaggagtacaattttctacccaggttgtacctttctaattatatcttccaaaattcttgataggtgaaacaatattccaccgacgatttacttttttaattgtatccccaaaaatatggacctgcttaacgtttagatattattattctttccgttgttacttgatacggctagcaattaaatagtgagaataagaagaattggaagtgccattttcgaaaaagaattttggttttaaattggaaattaaatttggtttggacatatatgacacaatttgtatggacaatgaagagtacgaatctacgaatttcgaggtaaaagtattgatatatgtatcgatatttctggtcgttacaatatctctaatcaatacaaagttctaactgaatgttagaatgttaaacgttaaaacgtttaaaacgttaaaatgtgtatcgaatcgtaattccaaagatgtcaattgatgtaatgtaataataaagtataaagtataataaagtataaagtataataaagcataaagtataatttcgtctgtggtataatctttctattccattttgttacgtcgcaccgcgagcaatatggcaaccagatgtcaccggatactcgcagcgtatcctccatagtttcaagtaccttccataaatctcatagatttcctagaaaaggtccttcaaaccaaacaaacgtctgtttccgaagaatttctaaagactattgtctaccccgactggacaagggaaagttagtttttctcacgtatgctgcaactttcctcccactaaccactttctctcgagggcggttaagacccttcgttaaccaattaacaacaaagccacttccttcactctcctaactaaaatcgtcaccaacaaatccgatggtcccgtgcgctagacacacccatccttagctttcctccgagacagcactGTCCTCCAAGACAgctctgatttcacatccttcgaacggtcaatatccttccaccgtgtaggacacacccacagatcagtcactcattcatctcgtacatattctcaacgcgagaattgattgtaatttcaacaaataaataaaaaaaaaatctcgtacatacgcaccagcgtaactgccttcgttataagttgttggaataaacggtgaaatataacttactatactgtgtcatattcatttaaccacctcttatcttaaccgaaacaggggaacgactacttcgcggcgtcgattcaccgaatcgtagcgagaatttacgcctctcgctactgcgactgcgtctctccgcgaacggtcgtaacacattgatcgacagaagtactaaactctaataacataaatttatatattttctatttcccagccaccagttttatagatttttctatcttctgtactacttttatcccttttattttttcttacatgagattattgtaaatttaatatcatttgttcgcaatatttgtccttgaatttgaaatgtcgcgcttcaatgttgtgtgttgttcgacgttttatcgaacgatgtttatcgaactagtttatgaatacgtacataatcattaaagaatctataaaccttactagtttgtttttactaagttttgttacagaaaacatgttctcataaattttcaactttaatttatggaaatttattaaccttaaactataaaatcattcaatgagtctttccggatgtttttatgtagtcataatttcacatatcagcacagctccaccaataggataagagttacgtggaagcaacaggggggaagaagaacatatagatatctaaaggttatttttgtctcattcaagtttctgttaatcggcttggaaatttcctgtgcttgtttcgactttgaagtattaaaaaaaaaattgtaagtaaatagtatatatatagtatatatatcccgagtcaaagtttctctttataaataataaaccgtttaaaaactatattttgtatgttttttccttattcataattaaataataaatatgaaatacttctacagaaagccgacatccttcaattaaccgaacagcagatgatttaaaaattagtagttgaaagaaataaatgttattacatgttcataattgatcgacaaatttaaatatacaattagaaaatgtttcttctttattgataactaaataatacagataagatacaaaatacttgtacgaaaagtcggcgcgtcgttcaattaacggaacagcagaggatttgaaaattagtagttgaaagaaataaatgttatcatatgttcataattgatcgataaatttaagtatgcaattagaaaatgtttcttatgtttggaagaatatataatcactgctgaatgttttgtagttacgaaagttgtatacaaacatacattgtacatacgactagtaatggtactaaattactgttagagggtcttgggtgtatagaaccatatggttaaattaatactagggataacgaatcgcgcgaatgtaattaatattttgaaatgcgttgtttgcattaattgatagttttcttataaacttttttataaacaatttcattgctatagaaaaaagataaatgccggtaatatgtctatcctacttaaatagaaagtgcaatattttgttataatatttggcgcaagtttatacattattacatcgaaaaataatattctttttatatctaagctatattaaaatataaagatacaaatagctatgcgagtagttagtagttgatgctttttacttaaattgtcttatacttcataatttgtaataatataattcttgtcatcaatgattctttgtttttactttgtatatattatacttccaggaagatgccgctctataaattgacttacttcccagttacggcattggcagaaccaatccgttcttcttcagctatgctagtattccatttgaagatgaacgtatcaaaaaggatgtctggccagaaataaagccctgtaaacttaaaatttaaagaagttctgtttcttaaatctcatctttcctaatttaactaaagtagctaaataaagtagaacacaattatgcagagtataacagagattattgtttactctccattgctctataagatatgtgggagaacaataggtattgttaaggagacaatgccctttgtttgctgataaattatcaataaattaaattatatctttccaaaacagataacaggaagctagatatttaagaagcatcataatctgtttgttcgatagaatctttgattctattagttgtatgtttttagtgactccttatggcctgcttcctatgctcgtagctgatagaaggaaggttgctcagtctacagctatttgccgttacttagccaaacaatatgacttagctggaaagactgactgggcaaatcttcatattgatgccactgttgatactattcatgatattcgtcatagtgagtatccagtgctgttttgcataaatcttatgagaatcttgataacagatagtacatatctgttcaggtatttattagttgaaatccgatttaatatttgatttaatcgaacgatacacgtatgtcaacaatacaagacaaaggattaaaaaggattgtaattctatcttcagtatcatttaaatttcgcacaacactgtattcaagttagtataacattagcgaatagtatttaactgaaaacaaattttcagaaattgccgccttccactatgaggaggacgagaaggtcaaagctgcaaaacgcaaggctgctgaagagacgctgccgttcattttagaacgtttggaccagcaagtgaaggaaaatgacggctacttctacgatggtactctctcttgggctgatttaacattcgttgctctgctcgttatttgaactttatgtacaagtctgatctgatcgagaattacgagaatctgaagctgctggagaaaaaggtcctccttctgcccaagatcaaaaactggattgagagacgcccagttagcgaattctaaacttcacgattgcttatggttttataagcgtttaaagattgcggtcttagtgtgttgagagaatgaagaacgaatcgtgttgatggaagtttgtatggaatatactgattgcttttaacattcattagttccagttattaccgatatttttgtcatttagttagggttttccctttagattacgttgtgatagagaactattatttgtgtattcctacagaaacatacgaactatataaactgttgacacgatgttgtgcttttgtattatagagataataataaaaccatcaaacaatcattaattatgttttttattatattaattaagaattgaagattacctccttggtgatcttgataatatcgtattttacaaatgttgaacaaaaaaaaatgtatgattattttattcaatacgttatgagggttgctttaaaaaaaatacgagttacatatttctttgaaaaaagcatgatttttatcgatacaataatgttcttctgtt from Bombus vancouverensis nearcticus unplaced genomic scaffold, iyBomVanc1_principal scaffold0067, whole genome shotgun sequence includes these protein-coding regions:
- the LOC117157472 gene encoding glutathione S-transferase-like, which gives rise to MLVADRRKVAQSTAICRYLAKQYDLAGKTDWANLHIDATVDTIHDIRHKIAAFHYEEDEKVKAAKRKAAEETLPFILERLDQQVKENDGYFYDGTLSWADLTFVALLVI